Part of the Candidatus Parcubacteria bacterium genome, AAGTATATTCCAGGCCATGACTTTGGCATTGCTGTGATTGTCCTAACTATTTTAATAAGATTAGTAATATATCCTTTGAGCGCTAAAGGGATTAAAGCGCAAAAAGAACTTTCTGGATTACAGCCGAAAATGAAGGAGATCCAAGACAAATTTAAAAACGATAAAGAAAAACAAGCTAAAGCAATGATGGAGCTTTACCAAAGGGAAAAAGTTAATCCCCTTTCAGGTTGTCTGCCATTATTAATTCAGCTTCCTATTATTATTGCTCTTTATAGAGTATTTTGGACATTTGACTCTAACGGACTTCAGGGGTTATATTCTTTTGTGCATTTTTCTAATCATATTAATACTTCTTTTTTAGGGATGGTAGAGCTTACAGAAGCATTTTGGCCGTTTGCTATTTTAGTTGGCGTCTTGCAGTTTTTCCAGACAAAAATGATTATTCCAAAGCCGGGCAAGATTAAACATGGTTCTAAGGACACAATGGCGCAGTTTTCAAATATG contains:
- a CDS encoding membrane protein insertase YidC; translated protein: MFELFTSFFYTVLQQPLFNGLVLLYKYIPGHDFGIAVIVLTILIRLVIYPLSAKGIKAQKELSGLQPKMKEIQDKFKNDKEKQAKAMMELYQREKVNPLSGCLPLLIQLPIIIALYRVFWTFDSNGLQGLYSFVHFSNHINTSFLGMVELTEAFWPFAILVGVLQFFQTKMIIPKPGKIKHGSKDTMAQFSNMMQKQMLYFFPVFIVLILWALPSVLALYLIVFTLFSIVQQYFTLKKTETGSLDN